From one Sulfurimonas sp. HSL-3221 genomic stretch:
- a CDS encoding Tgt2/MlaC family protein, which yields MKKLFYLALLSLLLPLSAAALEANEIGSVMRQKVDAVLEILNDHNKSKTDRNAAIEQEMDPYFDFVLMAKLSLGKTGWQEATPPQRKEYVVLFERRIKDFYMSKLDLYKDEAITLEAPRQVKNRIYLNSYIVEKGEKKEVLYKFYHAKEGWLIYDVDVLGVSIIQSYRSQFAGELEKGSIEQLLIKLRQPQPDA from the coding sequence ATGAAAAAACTGTTCTATCTTGCCCTGCTTTCCCTGCTGCTGCCCCTCTCGGCCGCGGCGCTCGAAGCGAACGAGATCGGCAGCGTGATGCGCCAGAAGGTCGATGCGGTCCTGGAGATCCTCAACGATCACAACAAAAGCAAAACGGACCGCAATGCGGCCATCGAGCAGGAGATGGACCCCTATTTCGATTTTGTGCTGATGGCGAAGCTCAGTCTCGGCAAAACCGGCTGGCAGGAGGCGACCCCTCCCCAGCGCAAAGAGTATGTCGTTTTGTTCGAGCGCCGGATCAAGGACTTCTATATGAGCAAACTCGACCTCTACAAGGACGAAGCCATCACCCTTGAAGCGCCGCGGCAGGTCAAGAACCGTATCTATCTCAACAGCTACATCGTCGAAAAGGGCGAGAAGAAAGAGGTGCTCTACAAGTTCTACCATGCCAAAGAGGGGTGGCTGATCTACGACGTCGACGTGCTGGGCGTGAGCATCATCCAGTCCTACCGCAGCCAGTTCGCCGGCGAGCTCGAAAAGGGCTCGATAGAACAGCTTCTCATCAAACTGCGTCAACCACAGCCTGATGCTTAA
- a CDS encoding YhdP family protein, with the protein MNDNAINRAIAHTHFTIVAVIAFCLALITVLYLTLSSGVHLGKLKLGRLYAEKLYLKWDDALQVEIGTIALAPSDAPEEPTDLLSLQRRVSAALKHLDDRWIGSLRIDRIRLGNDLSASLFFDPRRRSDLHVASRAQGHISMTLLPVRNADAYKMELYGDSSKFGGTFRFEGVLQPKQSELYLGGSIDVAEDIHLRLGVHATRDAVTLNTFSTEPFASVAPIVKPLHLSDHVEPWIVARAQGGPVMLHTLQTTLPFASPAKAFDNLFGQLTFHNARYRFANDPEAFEPALAEKVTVLFEHKVLKILPHNATFYGEPGGETSVAIDFGGKEPLLQLAIVTTARFTPALQRLTASYGIDLPFTQTRGVTDTNLSLTVNLGHAQTTAQGSFKTEKSRIDLAGLPITVSRAAVDLKGSDVTLRSVDASLFDGNVTGSVTGAFNPAKHRGTIRFNLGDVRYPVGNAPIVLSPQSVPMHFEYRLHPKGDTLRFDASRWHYMEHNLTCDAFTAPFDLKQVRFNVPKTAVTLDRTARANVEGEISLSPPAATLLLDLTSLHAGTFSTAQAHTLFHIRADENLSVVSNATTHWSMDKTPLSVSPFTVSKHNGIFRLSPAVVSIEHQLTGSVEGVFEPATMATELNVSKFRLEDEGLGRLFQNMERFSVYIVPIDDEYDIVIPSINMVYSTLGRGWRLHFFSLDALTKHSPLLRDYNLTESTISVWSENGNYPVAFNGIVDYPYALTAVNGTPVNTYRFQGSIEQNGTLECSINDRIKVRSGDTIRIRSNGVDFSQPELTRFYRDHHFNTEDNASESNTSVFIDANDTAILFPGKRQAKADRITIDYSPNRILAQLYKGGGGAKLDVKGETFYLFGYRLDDDFMNHFFNLSKVKGGTLDFYMIGEKDDFKGLAKINNTTVYDYVLFNNLFAFINTVPALVTFSLPSYETKGIKVQSAYAELAYHKGVLTASNIKIDSKELDFAGQGTIDYNKDRIKMQLSVKTRAAENIRKIPLVGYILVGDDKSVLTTLSINGPLNDPKVENTIAKDIIVSPFNILKRTLDFPLHYLKKLDSGADDDADKGKEPQEVTSGIPPAN; encoded by the coding sequence ATGAACGACAACGCCATCAACAGAGCGATTGCACATACCCATTTTACGATCGTCGCGGTCATTGCTTTCTGTCTGGCCCTCATCACTGTTCTCTACCTTACCCTCTCAAGCGGTGTCCATCTGGGCAAGCTCAAACTCGGCCGCCTTTATGCGGAGAAATTATACCTGAAGTGGGACGATGCACTTCAGGTCGAGATCGGCACGATCGCCCTCGCCCCTTCCGACGCGCCCGAGGAACCCACCGACCTCCTCAGCCTCCAGCGGCGTGTCTCCGCGGCGCTGAAGCACTTGGACGACCGCTGGATCGGCAGCCTCCGCATCGACCGCATCCGGCTCGGAAACGATCTTAGCGCCTCGCTCTTCTTCGACCCACGCCGCCGTAGCGACCTGCATGTCGCCTCCCGCGCCCAGGGGCACATCTCCATGACCCTTCTGCCTGTGCGAAACGCGGACGCCTACAAAATGGAACTATACGGTGACAGCAGCAAGTTTGGCGGCACCTTCCGTTTCGAGGGCGTTCTGCAGCCCAAGCAGAGCGAACTCTACCTGGGCGGCAGCATCGACGTCGCCGAGGATATCCATCTGCGCCTGGGCGTGCACGCCACCCGCGACGCCGTCACCCTGAACACCTTCTCGACCGAACCGTTTGCGAGCGTCGCGCCGATCGTGAAACCCCTGCACCTCTCCGACCACGTCGAGCCGTGGATCGTCGCACGGGCCCAGGGCGGGCCGGTCATGCTGCACACCCTGCAGACGACCCTCCCCTTTGCCTCCCCGGCAAAAGCCTTCGACAATCTCTTCGGCCAGCTCACCTTTCATAATGCACGCTACCGTTTTGCCAATGACCCCGAGGCGTTTGAGCCTGCTCTCGCGGAGAAGGTCACCGTCCTCTTTGAGCATAAGGTCCTGAAGATCCTGCCGCACAATGCCACCTTTTACGGCGAACCGGGGGGAGAGACCAGCGTCGCGATCGATTTTGGCGGCAAGGAACCGCTGCTGCAATTGGCCATTGTGACGACCGCACGGTTCACGCCGGCGCTGCAGCGTCTGACCGCTTCATACGGCATTGACCTCCCCTTCACCCAGACCCGCGGGGTCACCGATACCAACCTGAGCCTGACCGTCAACCTCGGCCATGCGCAGACGACCGCCCAGGGATCCTTCAAGACGGAAAAGAGCCGCATCGATCTCGCCGGTCTCCCCATCACCGTCTCCCGGGCCGCCGTCGATCTGAAAGGTTCGGATGTCACCCTCCGCTCCGTCGATGCTTCGCTCTTTGATGGCAACGTGACCGGCAGCGTCACCGGGGCATTCAATCCGGCCAAACATCGTGGGACGATCCGCTTCAATCTCGGCGACGTTCGCTACCCTGTCGGCAATGCACCCATCGTCCTCTCTCCGCAAAGCGTTCCGATGCATTTTGAGTACCGCCTTCATCCCAAAGGCGACACCCTCCGCTTTGACGCCTCGCGGTGGCACTATATGGAGCACAATCTCACATGCGATGCCTTTACGGCCCCCTTTGACCTCAAGCAGGTGCGCTTTAACGTCCCCAAAACCGCCGTCACTCTGGACCGGACGGCACGGGCCAACGTGGAGGGTGAGATCTCCCTGTCCCCTCCCGCCGCCACCCTGCTGCTGGACCTAACATCGCTTCACGCCGGTACCTTTTCCACTGCGCAGGCGCACACCCTCTTCCATATCCGGGCCGACGAGAACCTCTCCGTCGTCAGCAATGCCACCACCCACTGGTCCATGGACAAGACGCCCCTCTCCGTCTCGCCTTTTACCGTTTCGAAACACAACGGCATTTTCCGCCTCTCCCCGGCCGTCGTTTCGATCGAACACCAGTTGACCGGCTCCGTCGAAGGTGTCTTTGAACCGGCGACGATGGCCACCGAGCTCAACGTCTCCAAATTCCGCCTCGAGGACGAGGGGCTCGGCAGGCTGTTCCAGAATATGGAGCGCTTCAGCGTCTATATCGTCCCCATCGACGACGAATACGACATCGTCATCCCCTCGATCAATATGGTCTATTCCACCCTGGGCAGGGGCTGGCGGCTGCACTTCTTCTCCCTGGATGCCCTGACGAAACATTCCCCGCTGCTGCGCGACTACAACCTCACCGAAAGCACCATCTCCGTCTGGTCGGAAAACGGGAACTATCCCGTCGCCTTCAACGGGATCGTCGATTACCCCTATGCCCTGACCGCCGTCAACGGGACGCCGGTCAACACCTACCGTTTTCAGGGGAGTATCGAACAAAACGGCACCCTGGAGTGTTCGATCAACGACCGTATCAAGGTCCGCAGCGGCGACACGATCCGCATCCGCTCCAACGGGGTTGACTTCAGCCAGCCCGAACTGACCCGTTTCTACCGCGACCACCATTTCAATACCGAAGACAATGCGAGCGAATCGAACACCTCGGTCTTTATCGATGCGAACGATACCGCCATTCTTTTCCCGGGCAAGCGTCAGGCCAAAGCCGACCGCATCACCATCGACTACAGCCCCAACCGCATTCTCGCGCAGCTCTATAAAGGGGGCGGCGGTGCCAAGCTCGACGTCAAAGGAGAGACCTTCTACCTCTTCGGATACCGCCTCGACGACGACTTCATGAACCATTTCTTCAACCTCTCAAAAGTCAAAGGCGGGACGCTGGACTTTTACATGATTGGAGAAAAGGACGACTTTAAGGGGCTGGCAAAGATCAACAACACGACCGTCTACGACTATGTGCTCTTCAACAACCTGTTCGCGTTTATCAATACCGTCCCCGCCCTGGTCACCTTTTCACTGCCCTCCTATGAGACCAAAGGGATCAAAGTGCAATCCGCCTATGCCGAACTCGCTTATCACAAGGGGGTTCTGACGGCATCAAACATCAAAATAGACAGCAAAGAGCTTGATTTCGCCGGCCAGGGAACCATCGACTACAACAAAGACCGCATCAAGATGCAGCTCAGCGTCAAGACACGGGCCGCAGAGAACATTCGCAAGATTCCTCTGGTCGGTTATATTCTTGTCGGTGACGACAAATCCGTCCTGACGACACTGAGCATCAACGGCCCGCTGAACGATCCCAAGGTGGAGAACACGATCGCCAAAGACATCATCGTCAGTCCCTTCAATATCCTCAAACGCACCCTCGACTTTCCGCTGCACTATCTGAAAAAACTCGACAGCGGCGCCGACGACGATGCCGATAAAGGAAAGGAGCCCCAGGAGGTCACCTCCGGCATCCCGCCCGCTAATTGA
- a CDS encoding MlaA family lipoprotein: MKRLILTIAFGFTLLHAQSGDVPAPSETEKVGPLAHLSGPEDEIFDDSGFDDAGFEEEFTDDAKPAYDPFEGYNRWMTGFNNTLFDYILNPVFSAYDFILPEPIRVSINNIFNNLYYPVSLVNNLLQLKFDHALTETGRFIINSTFGFAGMFDTAMQIGVEPHVEDFGQTLGHYGVGNGFPIVLPFFGPSNLRDITGDLIDFYVNPIYYVDPRKYNIPRDTYEGWGLVGYKRFNKFSLYRKEYLQIREEALDFYPFMRDAYEQNRNKLISE; encoded by the coding sequence ATGAAGAGACTCATTCTGACAATCGCATTCGGGTTTACGCTGCTTCACGCCCAGTCGGGAGACGTGCCCGCACCCTCTGAAACGGAAAAAGTCGGTCCGCTCGCCCACCTCTCCGGTCCCGAAGACGAGATTTTTGACGACAGCGGCTTCGACGATGCCGGTTTCGAGGAGGAGTTTACGGACGACGCCAAACCGGCCTATGACCCTTTTGAAGGGTATAACCGCTGGATGACCGGTTTTAACAATACCCTCTTCGATTACATCCTCAACCCCGTGTTCAGCGCCTATGACTTTATCCTGCCCGAACCGATCCGGGTCTCGATCAACAATATTTTCAACAACCTCTACTACCCCGTCAGCCTTGTCAACAACCTGCTCCAGCTCAAATTCGACCACGCGCTGACCGAGACGGGGCGCTTTATTATCAACTCCACTTTCGGGTTCGCCGGGATGTTCGACACCGCCATGCAAATAGGGGTGGAGCCCCATGTGGAGGATTTCGGGCAGACCCTGGGGCACTACGGCGTCGGGAACGGTTTCCCGATCGTCCTGCCCTTTTTCGGCCCCAGCAACCTGCGCGACATCACGGGGGATCTGATCGATTTCTATGTCAACCCAATCTATTATGTTGACCCAAGAAAGTATAATATCCCCCGCGATACGTATGAAGGGTGGGGATTGGTAGGCTACAAGCGCTTCAACAAGTTCTCCCTCTACCGGAAGGAGTACCTGCAGATCCGCGAGGAGGCCCTGGACTTCTACCCATTTATGCGCGATGCCTACGAGCAAAACCGCAACAAACTGATATCGGAGTAA
- a CDS encoding HAD family hydrolase: MRIVIFDMDGTLIDSQHDITCSINHVRAANHALPPIDSGTVVAWINRPVRNLPKLFYGTEHYETRDRELFESHYHEQCIQNPVLYPGIRETVETLHAAGVRLAVATNAPSTFAARMIRHLGIADYFDHIIGPDIAGASKPDPAMLRLILDALGFRPQEHRAWMVGDNSKDIDAARLAGITGIFSTWGFSAEGEGDIVIGHPAALLDIV, from the coding sequence ATGCGTATTGTGATCTTTGACATGGACGGAACGCTGATCGATTCGCAGCACGACATCACCTGCTCGATCAACCACGTCAGGGCGGCGAATCATGCCCTGCCGCCCATCGACAGCGGCACCGTCGTCGCATGGATCAACAGGCCCGTGCGCAATCTGCCCAAACTTTTTTACGGGACGGAGCATTACGAGACGCGCGACCGCGAGCTCTTCGAATCGCACTACCATGAGCAGTGCATCCAGAATCCCGTACTCTACCCGGGTATCCGCGAGACGGTCGAGACGCTTCACGCTGCGGGCGTCAGGCTTGCCGTTGCGACGAATGCCCCGAGCACCTTTGCCGCAAGGATGATCAGGCATCTCGGCATCGCGGACTATTTCGACCATATCATCGGCCCCGACATCGCCGGGGCGTCAAAGCCGGATCCGGCGATGCTCCGCCTGATCCTCGACGCCCTGGGGTTTCGGCCGCAGGAGCACCGGGCCTGGATGGTGGGCGACAACAGCAAAGATATCGACGCCGCGCGCCTGGCCGGCATTACGGGCATCTTCTCCACCTGGGGCTTCAGCGCCGAGGGGGAGGGCGATATCGTCATCGGGCACCCTGCCGCACTGCTGGACATTGTCTGA
- a CDS encoding FMN-binding protein: MTLVLLSVGAAAAPLISPIDAMQHAFGAQSEVTKKNTLLSSKQAAAVTKRAKLKLETKIYRFYTADIDGKAVGYGVLVTRQVRQKDATVLYMITPEGTIRAIEIVAFNEPPEYMPQHTYLEQFKGKDANATLRVGKDIPTVSGATLSARNVTDGARLALALFETVIRKH; encoded by the coding sequence GTGACCCTGGTTTTACTGAGTGTCGGCGCGGCAGCCGCCCCGCTGATCTCGCCGATCGATGCGATGCAGCACGCCTTCGGGGCGCAGAGCGAAGTGACGAAGAAAAACACCCTGCTGAGCAGCAAGCAGGCTGCGGCCGTCACCAAACGCGCCAAGCTCAAACTGGAGACGAAAATCTACCGCTTCTACACCGCCGACATTGACGGCAAAGCCGTCGGATACGGTGTGCTGGTGACGCGCCAGGTCCGCCAAAAAGATGCCACGGTGCTCTACATGATCACGCCGGAGGGCACGATCCGGGCCATCGAGATCGTCGCCTTCAATGAACCGCCGGAGTATATGCCCCAGCACACCTACCTCGAACAGTTCAAGGGCAAGGACGCGAACGCGACCCTGCGCGTCGGCAAAGACATCCCCACCGTCAGCGGGGCGACGCTCAGCGCGCGCAACGTCACCGACGGTGCCCGCCTCGCCCTGGCACTCTTCGAGACCGTGATCAGGAAACACTGA
- a CDS encoding FAD:protein FMN transferase, with translation MKLLLSLLCLLASLQATERTRVMMGTFATVSVPDTAAGCIDGAFAAMTSVEKALSSYDPAAEVYRLNHAGALAISPTLYDALQSAVRYYVQSDGYFDITIGALSRGAYHFGEAERVPGRAEIAGLPIGLNLLEFNATAARLAPGAMLDFGGFGKGVGLDAAAAVLRHCGVTEGTVALSGDIRCLGRCLLAIQDPFSEGTLMTFKSLAPQTGMSTSGDYRRFVGDKTHNHLIDPKTRASERAFASITLVGTVRSGDLDAWTTAAAVMPPPKAVAFLRTLPVGYVLIYSDGTVVKSANLSHYLEVLEGNHEDD, from the coding sequence ATGAAGCTTCTGCTCTCCCTGCTGTGTCTGCTTGCGTCGTTGCAGGCGACGGAACGGACCCGTGTGATGATGGGGACCTTCGCCACCGTGTCGGTCCCGGACACCGCCGCAGGCTGCATCGACGGGGCCTTCGCCGCCATGACCTCGGTCGAGAAGGCGCTTTCGTCGTACGACCCCGCCGCGGAGGTCTACCGCCTCAATCATGCGGGGGCGCTGGCGATCTCGCCGACGCTCTATGACGCCCTGCAGAGCGCGGTGCGGTACTACGTGCAGAGCGACGGCTACTTCGACATCACCATCGGTGCCCTCAGCCGCGGGGCCTACCATTTCGGCGAAGCGGAAAGAGTGCCGGGCAGGGCGGAAATCGCCGGCCTCCCGATCGGCCTGAACCTGCTGGAATTCAATGCGACAGCCGCGCGGCTCGCACCCGGCGCGATGCTCGACTTCGGCGGCTTCGGCAAAGGGGTGGGTCTCGACGCTGCCGCCGCCGTGCTCCGTCACTGCGGGGTTACGGAGGGCACCGTGGCACTCAGCGGCGACATTCGCTGCCTCGGCCGCTGCCTCCTGGCGATCCAGGACCCCTTTTCGGAAGGGACCCTCATGACCTTCAAAAGTCTGGCCCCGCAAACGGGAATGAGTACGAGCGGCGACTACCGGCGGTTTGTCGGGGACAAAACCCATAACCACCTGATCGATCCGAAAACGCGGGCATCGGAGCGCGCGTTTGCTTCGATCACCCTCGTCGGTACGGTACGCAGCGGCGATCTCGACGCCTGGACGACGGCGGCGGCCGTGATGCCGCCCCCCAAAGCCGTTGCGTTTCTGCGGACCCTGCCGGTAGGCTATGTGCTGATCTACAGTGACGGTACCGTCGTCAAAAGCGCGAACCTGTCGCACTACCTTGAAGTATTGGAGGGGAACCATGAAGATGATTGA
- a CDS encoding efflux RND transporter permease subunit → MLKRFYTGFVFRYPRTVIALVLLTAALLGTQAVKLSVDASAETLLLENDKDLAYTRLVAKRYRGQDFLVVTYTPDADLLAPQTLDNIRTLSAALLKIDGIDSVNSILNVPLLESPPKPVKELLEKIPSIEAGDANLTLAREEFKHNPLYVSNLVSPDLKTTALQVNLVRDDHYYELLDRLNALRAADDNGTLTAEGRTELADATAVFKAYRDVARERDHRMILAVRDTLRTHQAAGQLFLGGVTMIADDMVTFVKRDLKTYGVAVLALLILVLWTVFRQKRWVALPVLISALSIGITVGLLGMLGFEITVISSNFISLQLIITISIIIHLIVRYRELALTNPAASEKELVLESTLSMSKPTFFAIITTIAGFASLMLSGIKPVIALGWMMSIGISVSLIVTYLLFPAVNVLLKRKQPKTTFDKEFSVTKILATFTERHGAWTLMATVLLIAFSVTGAQRLVVENSFINYFKPTTEIYQGMSVIDRQLGGTTPLDITIDLPQPPTAESPSEPAADSAAGFDEFDEFAEEFNAEAKGAQYWFTENRMEVVRRVHEWLESVPHVGKVLSLGTMLEVGRTLNHGRELDNFELALLYNEMPAKFADIILKPYVSIEHDQARFALRIIDSDADLRRADLLKELHDGLINVVGIPPEHLHISGLMVLYNNMLQSLFESQIATLGVMAVLLFLMFWALFRSFLTAVVAIIANLVPVGTVFGVMGWSNIPLDMMTITIAAISIGIAVDDTIHYIHRFRIELARDGDYVAAMHRSHESIGYAMSYTSAAIMIGFVILVLSVFIPTIYFGLLTVLVMFMAIVADLMLLPKLILLLRPFGQVTKKVVN, encoded by the coding sequence ATGCTTAAACGCTTCTATACCGGCTTCGTTTTCCGGTACCCCCGCACGGTCATCGCCCTAGTGCTGCTCACAGCGGCGCTGCTGGGCACCCAGGCGGTGAAGCTCAGCGTCGACGCCTCCGCCGAGACCCTGCTGCTTGAAAATGACAAGGACCTCGCCTACACCCGCCTCGTCGCCAAACGCTACCGCGGCCAGGACTTCCTCGTCGTCACCTACACCCCCGACGCCGACCTCCTCGCCCCGCAGACCCTCGACAATATCCGGACCCTCAGCGCGGCGCTGCTGAAGATCGACGGGATCGACTCCGTCAACTCCATTCTCAACGTCCCGCTCCTGGAGAGTCCTCCGAAACCCGTCAAGGAGCTGCTGGAGAAGATCCCCTCCATCGAAGCGGGCGACGCGAACCTGACCCTGGCCCGCGAAGAGTTCAAACACAATCCCCTCTACGTCTCCAACCTTGTCAGTCCGGACCTCAAAACGACGGCTCTGCAGGTCAACCTCGTCCGCGACGACCACTACTACGAGCTGCTTGACCGCCTCAACGCCCTGCGCGCGGCCGACGACAACGGCACGCTCACCGCAGAGGGCAGGACCGAGCTTGCCGACGCGACGGCCGTCTTCAAAGCGTACCGCGACGTTGCCCGCGAACGCGACCACCGCATGATCCTCGCTGTACGCGATACGCTGCGCACCCATCAGGCGGCGGGGCAGCTCTTCCTCGGCGGCGTGACGATGATCGCCGACGACATGGTCACCTTCGTCAAACGCGACCTCAAAACCTACGGCGTGGCCGTCCTGGCCCTGCTGATCCTCGTGCTTTGGACGGTCTTCCGCCAGAAGCGCTGGGTCGCCCTGCCGGTGCTGATCTCCGCCCTTTCCATCGGCATTACGGTCGGGCTGCTGGGGATGCTTGGTTTCGAGATCACCGTCATCTCGTCCAATTTCATCTCCTTGCAGCTGATCATCACGATCTCCATCATCATCCACCTGATCGTGCGCTACCGCGAACTCGCGCTGACCAACCCCGCAGCCTCCGAAAAAGAGCTGGTACTGGAGAGCACCCTCTCCATGTCCAAACCGACCTTCTTCGCCATCATCACGACGATCGCGGGCTTCGCGTCGCTGATGCTCTCGGGGATCAAGCCGGTCATCGCCCTGGGCTGGATGATGAGTATCGGCATCAGCGTCTCCCTGATTGTCACCTACTTGCTCTTTCCGGCCGTCAACGTGCTGCTCAAGCGCAAACAGCCGAAAACGACCTTCGACAAAGAGTTCTCCGTCACCAAGATCCTGGCGACCTTCACCGAACGTCACGGCGCATGGACGCTTATGGCCACCGTCTTGCTGATCGCCTTCTCCGTCACCGGCGCGCAGCGGCTCGTCGTCGAGAACAGTTTTATCAACTATTTCAAGCCCACGACGGAGATCTACCAGGGAATGTCCGTCATCGACCGCCAGCTCGGCGGGACGACGCCGCTGGACATCACCATCGACCTCCCCCAGCCCCCTACAGCCGAAAGCCCGTCCGAACCCGCTGCCGACAGTGCGGCCGGTTTCGACGAATTCGACGAATTCGCCGAGGAGTTCAATGCCGAGGCGAAAGGGGCCCAGTACTGGTTTACGGAGAACCGGATGGAGGTTGTGCGCCGTGTCCACGAGTGGCTGGAAAGCGTCCCTCATGTCGGAAAGGTCCTCTCGCTCGGGACGATGCTCGAAGTGGGCCGCACCCTCAACCACGGCCGTGAACTCGACAACTTCGAGCTCGCGCTGCTCTATAACGAGATGCCCGCGAAATTCGCCGATATCATTCTCAAACCCTACGTCAGCATCGAGCACGACCAGGCCCGTTTCGCCCTGCGCATCATCGACTCCGATGCCGATCTGCGCCGTGCCGACCTTCTCAAAGAGCTGCATGACGGGCTGATCAACGTGGTCGGCATCCCCCCGGAACATCTGCACATCTCCGGCCTGATGGTGCTGTACAATAATATGCTCCAGAGCCTCTTCGAGTCGCAGATCGCCACCCTCGGCGTCATGGCCGTTCTGCTCTTCTTGATGTTCTGGGCCCTCTTCCGCTCCTTCCTCACAGCCGTCGTCGCCATTATCGCGAACCTCGTTCCCGTCGGGACGGTCTTTGGCGTCATGGGATGGTCCAATATCCCCCTGGACATGATGACCATCACCATCGCCGCCATCAGCATCGGGATCGCGGTCGACGACACCATCCACTACATCCACCGTTTCCGGATCGAACTTGCGCGCGACGGCGACTATGTCGCGGCAATGCACCGTTCCCACGAGAGTATCGGTTACGCCATGAGCTACACCTCTGCGGCCATCATGATCGGTTTCGTCATCCTCGTGCTTTCGGTCTTTATCCCGACCATCTACTTCGGCCTTCTGACCGTGCTCGTCATGTTTATGGCGATCGTCGCGGACCTCATGCTGCTACCGAAGCTCATCCTGCTGCTGCGTCCTTTCGGACAGGTGACGAAAAAAGTTGTCAATTAA